The genomic DNA ATACGACCGATCAAGCTTCCAATCCATAGAGCCCTGCATCGGTTCGAGCCTTAAGGTTTCTTTCCTTCCATCGATCTTGAGATAAGGAACCTTCAAAACGGGTGTGGATGCACCAACTGATATGGCTTTTGATGCCGTACCAGGAGAACCAACCGTCCACATATTCGGTCCCGAGTTTCCAGAAGAAGTAACCGCTGTGATCCCGTTCTCCACCGCTTTATTTAACGCGAGCGATATGGGTAAATCCGGACCATTCACATTGTTCCCTAGTGAAAGATTCAAAATATCTACTTTATCTTTGATTGCCTTGTCTATTGCAGCAAGCACTTGTTCCGTTGTTCCTGATCCACCCGGTCCAAGCGCACGATAGGCAATAATCTTTGCGTCAGGTGCGACTCCTTGGATCTTTCCATTTGCCGCAATAATGCCGGCCACATGCGTCCCATGTAAGGTACTTTGGCCGTACATACCCTTCGTTTCCATCGGATCATCATCAATATCGACGAGATCATAGCCCCTTTTATAGCTTCGTCTTAAGTCAGGATGATGGTAATCAATCCCTGTATCAATAACCCCGACGGTAATCCCCTTTCCGGTAAGCCGTTCGTCTTTCGGATCAAAGTATCCTCGCACTTCCTCTGTACCAATGATTTCTATATTCGATTCTGACTGCACGCTGTAGGTTGTCACTGGAGAAACTGACTCGACTTTGGACGTTTGTGCGAGCTTATCAAGAGATCCCTTCGTCCCTTTAACCGAAAAGCCATTCAGAGCCTCGGTGAAAATATGACGGAGCTCAAGGTCAGGGTATGGTTCGATGAGTTGTTTGATTTGCTCTTCTGTCGCAAGTGTTGGTAGTGTCACGATCGCGACTTTTTCCGTTGTGAGGGGTTCTTCTGGGATGGGTGGATGAATGAGTGTTTTAGCTGATAAAGCGGGAGTGCAAACAAATGAGAATAACAAGGCTGTTAAAAAAATGATTCTACGTTTCACGCTTGTCTAGCACCTCCGAAGTTTTTTACTATGTTTTGCCACTCGGTGGTGAGTTATGCGTATGTGGTGTGGGAGGTTTAAGTTTTGCATATAAAAAGCTAACCGCCCAAACGGTTAGCTTCATCTCTTACTTCGTTCCAAACAAACGGTCTCCAGCGTCACCTAGTCCAGGGACGATGTATCCGTGGTCGTTTAATTTTTCGTCTAGTGCTGCGATATAGATATCTACATCCGAGTGCGCTTCTTTAAGAGCGTCCACGCCTTCTGGTGCTGCGATTAGGCACATGAATTTAATATTCTTCGCGCCACGCTTTTTCAATGAGTGGATCGCTTCAATCGCTGAACCACCTGTTGCAAGCATTGGGTCAACTACGATGAAGTCGCGCTCTTCTACGTCGCTTGGTAACTTAACGTAGTATTCAACTGGCATCAATGTTTCTGGGTCACGATACAGACCGATATGACCAACCTTTGCTGCAGGGATAAGCTTTAAGATTCCATCTACCATTCCAATTCCCGCACGTAAAATAGGCACAATTCCTATTTTCTTCCCAGATAACACATTTGATTTCATTGTGCTTACTGGTGTATCGATTTCGATTTCCTCTAACGGCATGTCACGAGTAATTTCGAACGCCATTAATGTTGCCACTTCGTCTACTAGCTCACGGAAGTCCTTAGTTCCTGTATTTTTTTCGCGGATGTATGTAAGCTTATGCTGAATGAGGGGATGATCAAACACATATACCTTTGCCATCTAGCATCTCTCCTTTTCTAACTCGATTCATAAACACTTCGTCTAATTTTACAGAAAAAACTTCCCGTGGGCAACCTCGAACAGAAATTGGATATTACAATTCTAAGACAAAGTAAAAAGCCAGCCCGAAAAAACATCAGGCTGGCTAACAAAATTAGATTTGTCTTTCAGGATATAAAGTGAAACGGCTAGTAAGTGCAGATACACGCTCTCTTGCTTCTGCTAACTTCGCTTCATCTTCATGGTTTTTCAATGTAAAGCTAATGATGCTTGCGATTTCTTCCATTTCAGCCGCACCGAACCCGCGAGAAGTAACAGCTGCTGTACCGATACGGATACCGCTTGTTACGAATGGGCTTGCTGTTTCAAACGGAATCGTGTTTTTGTTCACTGTGATTCCTACTTCATCAAGTACGTGTTCAGCTACTTTACCCGTTAAGCCTAAAGAACGAACATCGATTAATAGAAGGTGGTTGTCTGTTCCACCAGATACTAGATTGATTCCTTCTTTTTGTAAACTTTCAGCTAAAGTCTTCGCGTTAGAAATAATGTTTGCTGCATATTCTTTGAAGCTGTCTTGAAGGGCTTCACCGAAAGCAACAGCCTTTGCAGCGATAACGTGCATTAATGGACCACCTTGAATTCCAGGGAAGATCGACTTGTCGATTTTCTTACCCCATTCTTCGCTCGTAAGGATCATACCACCACGAGGACCACGTAATGTTTTATGTGTAGTTGTTGTTACGAAATCAGCGTAAGGAACTGGGTTTTGGTGTAATCCAGCTGCTACTAAACCAGCGA from Robertmurraya sp. FSL R5-0851 includes the following:
- the glyA gene encoding serine hydroxymethyltransferase, with product MKHLAQQDTQVLQAIQDELGRQRTKIELIASENFVSEAVMEAQGSVLTNKYAEGYPGKRYYGGCEHVDVVEDIARDRAKAIFGAEHVNVQPHSGAQANMAVYFTALEQGDTVLGMNLSHGGHLTHGSPVNFSGVQYNFVEYGVDEQTQTINYDIVREKALEHKPKMIVAGASAYPRAIDFKKFREIADEVGAYLMVDMAHIAGLVAAGLHQNPVPYADFVTTTTHKTLRGPRGGMILTSEEWGKKIDKSIFPGIQGGPLMHVIAAKAVAFGEALQDSFKEYAANIISNAKTLAESLQKEGINLVSGGTDNHLLLIDVRSLGLTGKVAEHVLDEVGITVNKNTIPFETASPFVTSGIRIGTAAVTSRGFGAAEMEEIASIISFTLKNHEDEAKLAEARERVSALTSRFTLYPERQI
- the upp gene encoding uracil phosphoribosyltransferase: MAKVYVFDHPLIQHKLTYIREKNTGTKDFRELVDEVATLMAFEITRDMPLEEIEIDTPVSTMKSNVLSGKKIGIVPILRAGIGMVDGILKLIPAAKVGHIGLYRDPETLMPVEYYVKLPSDVEERDFIVVDPMLATGGSAIEAIHSLKKRGAKNIKFMCLIAAPEGVDALKEAHSDVDIYIAALDEKLNDHGYIVPGLGDAGDRLFGTK